One segment of Alistipes finegoldii DSM 17242 DNA contains the following:
- a CDS encoding type IV secretory system conjugative DNA transfer family protein encodes MTLLGWFLLTAVLIPLLYLWRRPAGIMAGLAGLLVPGGLYLWAGLSLRTYTWSWALPLLAGQCLLIPLVRFLYVRICRLLNGWSKFNLEIEDSNGHLHYVKGINQGTYINGGSGSGKTASCNTAYARHAAQFGMSVLVHDLKKYELSEVLYPIFRAAGLPYHVFALFDPERSVRINPISPEYIPDEASLRSRVKSFIVAVQGRESDDSTSDFFNNSASSLLEALIWYLKRYAPEHCNLPFVMSILNNPEHLRLEEGRKVLPFGKLERLLKADAQVYSMAAAFFQGTGNADTTSNILQTLILALNTINTDAGFYLLSDNEINLRINTPGSKIGLGLVNDPRNTTAYAPILAMIADATLTMMSERGGVPAVALLDEAPELPLLRVQNYMATLRSLGICIVYTTQDLSQIQRTQGGKEYNQRTVLSNLAHQFLGRTSLEHTAKYYEGMMPQVDRIERSYSTSSNGSSTTRRKVKRPLYERSEFYSLKQGEFIYFHGRVERFRFKYYPGSKLLPPQVRDLDPVQMRLVAEQIRCDAAEFMNRFSNI; translated from the coding sequence ATGACTCTGTTGGGATGGTTCCTGTTGACGGCGGTGTTGATCCCGCTGCTTTATCTCTGGCGACGCCCTGCCGGAATCATGGCCGGCCTTGCGGGGCTTCTGGTTCCGGGAGGACTCTACCTTTGGGCGGGTCTTTCACTGCGGACCTACACATGGTCATGGGCGTTGCCGTTGCTGGCGGGGCAATGCCTGCTCATTCCCCTTGTGCGGTTTCTGTATGTCCGGATTTGCCGGCTTCTGAACGGCTGGTCCAAGTTCAACTTGGAGATCGAAGATAGCAATGGCCACCTGCACTATGTGAAAGGTATCAATCAGGGAACCTATATCAACGGCGGTTCGGGCAGCGGTAAGACAGCGAGTTGCAATACGGCCTATGCCCGACATGCAGCACAATTCGGTATGTCAGTCTTGGTTCACGACCTAAAAAAATATGAACTTTCGGAGGTTCTTTATCCGATCTTCCGGGCTGCTGGGCTTCCATACCATGTTTTTGCGCTGTTCGATCCCGAACGTTCTGTGCGTATCAATCCGATCTCCCCGGAGTATATTCCCGACGAGGCATCGCTGCGCTCGCGCGTGAAGTCCTTTATCGTTGCCGTGCAGGGCCGGGAGTCCGACGACTCGACTTCTGATTTCTTCAACAATTCGGCCTCGTCGCTTTTGGAGGCGCTGATCTGGTATCTGAAACGTTATGCTCCTGAGCACTGCAACCTCCCGTTCGTGATGTCGATACTTAACAACCCGGAGCACCTGCGGTTGGAGGAAGGTCGGAAGGTTCTTCCTTTCGGGAAGCTGGAGCGCCTTCTCAAAGCCGATGCGCAGGTCTATTCGATGGCTGCCGCGTTCTTCCAAGGCACAGGCAATGCCGACACTACGAGCAACATCCTCCAGACGCTTATTCTTGCGTTGAACACGATCAATACGGATGCGGGTTTCTATTTGTTGAGTGATAACGAGATCAATCTGCGTATCAATACTCCGGGATCGAAGATCGGCCTTGGACTGGTGAATGATCCACGAAACACGACGGCCTATGCTCCGATCCTTGCGATGATCGCCGATGCCACGCTTACGATGATGAGCGAACGGGGCGGAGTTCCCGCCGTAGCCTTGCTGGATGAGGCTCCGGAGCTCCCGCTGCTGCGTGTGCAGAACTATATGGCTACGCTGCGTAGCTTGGGAATCTGTATTGTCTATACGACGCAGGATCTTAGCCAGATACAGCGGACTCAGGGCGGCAAGGAGTATAACCAGCGTACTGTTCTTTCGAACTTGGCGCATCAGTTCCTTGGGCGCACGAGCCTCGAACATACTGCCAAGTATTACGAAGGCATGATGCCGCAGGTTGATCGCATCGAGCGCAGTTACAGCACCTCTTCGAACGGTTCGAGTACCACACGGCGTAAGGTGAAACGTCCCCTGTACGAACGCTCGGAGTTCTATTCGCTCAAACAAGGTGAATTCATCTACTTCCACGGCCGGGTCGAGCGTTTCCGGTTCAAGTACTATCCGGGTTCCAAACTCCTACCTCCGCAAGTCCGGGATTTGGACCCGGTGCAAATGCGGCTCGTTGCCGAGCAGATCCGGTGTGATGCTGCAGAATTTATGAACAGATTTTCCAATATATGA